Part of the Nothobranchius furzeri strain GRZ-AD chromosome 2, NfurGRZ-RIMD1, whole genome shotgun sequence genome, TACAAATCAATCATTgtgaaatacaaataaaatagtTCTGTTTTTTAACAACTACAGCCATTTATGCTTTTTTAACATCTTCATCATGGAGTTTAAACACTTACGGCGTTGCCTGAACAATATTCCCAAGTGGATGGCTGTGGATAAGCCTCAGAGCATGACCGCATGACACTCTCACTCTCAGAGCAGCCaagaagaggaagtaaacagGAAATCAACCAATGCATGTAACCCAGCAGGAAGTGAGGTCATTAATAAgttcaccttcaaaataaaatcttcccatttaacatttttaacctCTTCACTGTTCTTTGTAACTTAAAAGCATATAAATGGATAACTTTAAATGAAACATACAATATAAATGACATAAATGCCTTTTGAGGCGTCACACTCCCCGCCTGGCCTATGTGAGGTCACTGTGAATGTGAATGGGTACAAATGACTGTCCTTAAATTAGTCCTTAGGCAGAAGTAGAACCACTTCCGCAACTGGCCTCAAGAAAGTTCTAGCATCACCTTGGTCGGCTGTTTTGAGCTCAACCTTCCTCACATGTCCATCCTTCCCAGGAAAGGTTGCCCTAACCACAGCCAAGGGCCAGCAGTTGCGGACAGTCTGTTTGTCTCTGAGGAGAACCAAATCCCCAACTTGAAGGTTTCTGCGTGGCACTGTCCATTTTTGTCTTTGCTGTAGAGATGGTAAGTATTCTCGGCTCCAACGGGCCCAAAACTGGTTAGCGAGCGCTTGAACTTGCCTCCATTGTTTCGTGAAGAGGTCCTTGTCAATGAAATCTCCAGGAGGAGGTGGAACTCCTGATTTTTGTGTGAGGAGCATAGCCGGTGAAAGAATAAAAGGTTGGTGTGGGTCCGTAGACACAGGTAGGAGTGGACGTGCATTGATGATGGCTGTGATTTCTGCCATTAGCGTTGACAGTACTTCGTGAGTTAGGTGACTCTTCTGCTGCAAAAGCATTGAATCAAGGATCCTCCTAGCAACACCTATCATCCGTTCCCATGAACCTCCCATGTGGGAAGCATGTGGAGGTCCGAAGTTCCAGGTACATCCTTGCTTGCCAAGGTACCTCTGTACAGTATTGTCCATCTCCAGCTCCTTGCTAGCTCCAATGAAGTTGGTCCCGCAATCAGAATAGAGTTGCATTGCAGGGCCCCTGAGAGCAAAGAAACGTCTAAGAGCGTTTATACAGCTGGATGCGTCCATAGACTCAATCAACTCAATGTGGACAGCCCTTGAACTCAAACAACTAAACATCATGGCCCACCGTTTGCTCTCTGCCTGTCCTCCTCTGGTGCATCTGGTTACAACAGACCAAGGTCCAAAGACGTCTAGCCCAACATATGTGAATGGAGGGCAAACTTTGAGACGTTCCGGCGGTAAGTCAGCCATGCGTTGTTCTTCCAGTCTCCCACGCAGCCTCCGGCACATTACGCATTTGTGGAGGACTGAATTGATCAGTCGCTTACCACCCAAAATCCACAGTCCAGCTGCCCTTACTGCACCCTCAGTGAGATGTCGACCCTGATGTCTCACTTGCTCATGGTGATGTCGCACAAGCAGTAAGGAAATGTGACTGTCTTTGGGAAGGATTACTGGGTTCTTTTCTTCACATGTGAGTTGAGAATGTTTCAGTCTGCCTCCAACACAAATGAGGTTACTCTCCAAAGTTGGACTGAGTTTATGCAAAGGGCTGTTTGTGGGCACCGCTTTGTTTACTTGGAGAGCTGACCGTTCCTTGGCAAAGGCCGGCCTTTGTGCTGCTTGCAAAATGACACATTTTGCTTGAGCTATTTCATCCACATTACGAGGTAAGTGACACATATGCCATCCTGTACACCTGTTGTTCTGGTTTGACTGTTTGTGAGATCTTGCCATATGGATAAGAAATGCCACTGCTCGCAGTAGAGATGTAAAGGTTGAGAAACGATGAAAACGGTCAGGGTTAAGTACAGGTTCCTCCAGCTGAGTAGTGTAGGTGTGTACCTGTGGTCGAATCTCTGAGTCATTGCCTGGGTCAATGAGCTCAAACTTCTCACCAGTTTGTGCTGTTTCTGCAGATAACTGATGCAGGAATGAAGGTCCAGTGAACCACGAACTTTGTGCAAGATGGGATGCAGGTAAAGATCTGGATGCATGGTCTGCAGGGTTTTCGTCCGTGCGTACATAATGCCATTGTTCTGGTCTGGAAGACTGCCGGATACGTTGAACTCTGTTGTGGACATAAGTGTAGAAGCGTTTTGTTGTATTATAAATGTACCCCAGCACAACCTTACTGTCCGTGTAGAACCTGACAGCATCCAATTTCAGATCCAGCTCCTCTCGGATAAGATCCGCCATTTCTACTGCAAGGACAGCAGCGCAGAGTTCGAGCCTCGGGATGGTGGGTTCAGACTGGGGTGCTAATTTGGCTTTGCCCATAACAAATCCTACCTCCACTTTGCCATCCTCCTGACTGGCTCTCAAGTAGGCGATGGCCCCAATGGCCATGGTCGAGGCATCCGAGAATACACACAACTCTGTGTGCACAGCTTTGGTGAGTGAGGCTGATGCATATGCACGTGGCACATGAAGCTCCTTTAGGACTTGAAGAGAATCTCTCCAGGTTTCCCATTTCTTCAGCTTGTCTTCTGGGAGAGGTATATCCCAGTCATTCAACTCCGAAGTAAGTTCCCTAAGAAGGGCTCGTCCCTCGATTGTGACAGGTGCCAACATACCCATAGGATCAAAAACACTGTTGACAGTGGAGAGGACACCACGTCGGGTGAAAGGTTTGATAATAGCTGATGCAGAGAATGTGAATGTATCTAATTCAATCTCCCACAGCAAGCCCAAGCTGCGCTGCATAGGTGGTGTCTCGCCACTCAAATCCAGATCTTTGATGAGTGGGACACAATCTTCTGGTGGGAAAGCTCCAGTGACTGCTGGACCGTTTGACACAAACTTGTGCAAGCGCAGGTTTGATTCAGCAAGTGAAGCCTGAGTTCGTTGGAGAAGGTTGatagcttccacttcagatgggaGAGACACCAAGCCATCATCAACATAAAAGTGCCTTTCCACAAACTTCACCGTGTCAGTACCATACTTCTCTGCACCTTCGGCAATGGCTCTTCGCAGACCATAGATAGCCACAGCTGGGGATGGTGAGTTGCCGAAAACGTGGACCTTCATTCGGTAGTCGATAACTGCCTTTTTGGGGTTGTTGTCCTCATGCCACAAAAACCGGAGGAAGTTGCGGTGATTTCCATGAACCAGAAAACAGTGAAACATTTGTTGAATGTCAGCGAGGATTGCTACTCTCTCTTTTCGGAAGCGTAGAAGGACACCCAAGAGAGAATTGTTGAGGTCGGGTCCAGTCAGAAGCACATCGTTGAGTGAGACCCCACAGTACTGAGCGCTGGAATCGAAAACCACCCTGATTTGGTTGGGCTTTTGTGGGTGGTATACCCCAAATGATGGAAGAAACCAGCACTCTTCATCTTCCCTCAAAGGTGGTGCCACCTCTGCATGACCATTGGCAATGATCCTCTCCATGAATGCCACATATTGTTTCTGCATCTCAGGTTTCCTCCTGAATTGGCATTGCAAGGATTCAAACCTCTTAACCGCATGTTCTTTATTATTCGGCAAACGTCGCCGTGGCTCCTTGAACGGCAATGGAGCCACCCAACTGCCGGTGTCATCTCTGTAGACATTTCTGTCCATGATCTCTAGGAAGAGAATATCTTCTATTGATGGGGCAGGTTTGTTATCATGTTCAGTTTGGTTAAACACTGTGTGCCCTAGCAACCTCTCTGGTGTTTTGTTGGGCTTGCTGAAGCTTGGTTGTGTTTCTTTGACATGCATGACACTCGCACAGGGCTGAAATATGGAATGGCGACCACTGTCTAGCACATGGGTCTTGAATGTGTCAACCGTTGGCTTATGCACGTTACCTAGacacacctcccctatcaccaccCAGCCCAGATCGAGACGTTGTGCAAAGGGAGCGTTATGTGGCCCATTAACTTGCTGCCTGACCTTGTGTGCTCTGAGCACGTCTCTTCCGAGGAGCAGGAGTATCTCTGCTTCTGGGTCCATATCGGGAATGTACTTGGCTATATGGTGGAGATGTGGCTGATGCAAAGCTGCACCTGGTGTTGGGATTTCAGCTCTGCTGTTGGGAATTTCAGAACACTCAAGGAGTGCTGGAAGAGGTATGAGAACTTTGCCATCCAATGACTCTATCTGGAACCCTTCTGCCTTCCTGCCGTAAGTTTCGATGATGCCGGAGCATGTTCTGAGATGGTATAAGAGTGGTTTGTTCTCAACACCAAACAGCTCAAAGAACTCTGGCCTGGCTAAAGAGCGATTGCTCTGATCATCCAGGATTACATAAGCTTTTATTGCTTTCTGTTTTGAACGTTTGGGGTAGACCTTTGCAAGGCAGATCTTAGAACAAGAACGACCCCACTGGCCAGGGCCACAAACCTCTGTACAGCTGGTTGTAACATCGGCCACACCAGAATGATCTTCTCTCTCCCCGCCGTTCTCTTGTGGCGGTGGAGGAGCTTTAGTAAATTGAGGTTGTGAGCCAGGGTGCATGGCTGTATCATGATGGATACTTTCACAAACTAAGCATTTCACGGAAGAGTTGCAGTCTTTAGCAACATGTGAAGTTGAAGAACAACACTTGAAGCATACTCCTTTCTGTTTTAGAAAGGCCTTCCTATCCTCAATGGGCTTGTTTCTAAATGTCCTACATTTTTTAAGCGGATGAGGTTTATTGTGCAACGGGCAGTTCTGACTAGGGTCGTTGTTGAATGTAGAAACATCTGTTTTGTGGACTGTGATAGACTTGGTGGTGTTAAAGCTCTTTACTGGTAATCTTTCGGGTTTCGTGGAGTTTGCATCGTTGCCTTGCCGAATAAAGCTAGGGTCATTTCGTTTCTTTGC contains:
- the LOC129155175 gene encoding uncharacterized protein, translating into MAASNKSSVSNTRSNVTSASSVSAARARAKAEAAKVRASYASQEAKLKLEKAAREAERLTREAQNQLEATRIDTELEVLTLNREADAAVAEAQVLEDVAEMHGNVENVKSESEERLRLQRISDYVHSQDHNQSPFEPVSVQPESQNSFRTWLPPASLAEFQYSKSKPNPEMGDGTHPPSKNLSKLTRAESKTEIERTDPRTYTGAQSQTPRKMLPVNVSQPPDPLAQYMARRDLVASGLYQFDDKPENYRAWRSSFINAVAEVQLTETQELDLMTKWLGKESGQQIRCIRSVYVNNASLSLHKAWERLNDCYGAPEIIEQSLFQRLDSFPKITAKDHVRLRELGDLLTEIQGAKEDGFLTGLTYLDTSRGIGPIVDKLPYGLQEKWVSSGSGFKEENNGRFPPFSYFCDFVCHEAKKRNDPSFIRQGNDANSTKPERLPVKSFNTTKSITVHKTDVSTFNNDPSQNCPLHNKPHPLKKCRTFRNKPIEDRKAFLKQKGVCFKCCSSTSHVAKDCNSSVKCLVCESIHHDTAMHPGSQPQFTKAPPPPQENGGEREDHSGVADVTTSCTEVCGPGQWGRSCSKICLAKVYPKRSKQKAIKAYVILDDQSNRSLARPEFFELFGVENKPLLYHLRTCSGIIETYGRKAEGFQIESLDGKVLIPLPALLECSEIPNSRAEIPTPGAALHQPHLHHIAKYIPDMDPEAEILLLLGRDVLRAHKVRQQVNGPHNAPFAQRLDLGWVVIGEVCLGNVHKPTVDTFKTHVLDSGRHSIFQPCASVMHVKETQPSFSKPNKTPERLLGHTVFNQTEHDNKPAPSIEDILFLEIMDRNVYRDDTGSWVAPLPFKEPRRRLPNNKEHAVKRFESLQCQFRRKPEMQKQYVAFMERIIANGHAEVAPPLREDEECWFLPSFGVYHPQKPNQIRVVFDSSAQYCGVSLNDVLLTGPDLNNSLLGVLLRFRKERVAILADIQQMFHCFLVHGNHRNFLRFLWHEDNNPKKAVIDYRMKVHVFGNSPSPAVAIYGLRRAIAEGAEKYGTDTVKFVERHFYVDDGLVSLPSEVEAINLLQRTQASLAESNLRLHKFVSNGPAVTGAFPPEDCVPLIKDLDLSGETPPMQRSLGLLWEIELDTFTFSASAIIKPFTRRGVLSTVNSVFDPMGMLAPVTIEGRALLRELTSELNDWDIPLPEDKLKKWETWRDSLQVLKELHVPRAYASASLTKAVHTELCVFSDASTMAIGAIAYLRASQEDGKVEVGFVMGKAKLAPQSEPTIPRLELCAAVLAVEMADLIREELDLKLDAVRFYTDSKVVLGYIYNTTKRFYTYVHNRVQRIRQSSRPEQWHYVRTDENPADHASRSLPASHLAQSSWFTGPSFLHQLSAETAQTGEKFELIDPGNDSEIRPQVHTYTTQLEEPVLNPDRFHRFSTFTSLLRAVAFLIHMARSHKQSNQNNRCTGWHMCHLPRNVDEIAQAKCVILQAAQRPAFAKERSALQVNKAVPTNSPLHKLSPTLESNLICVGGRLKHSQLTCEEKNPVILPKDSHISLLLVRHHHEQVRHQGRHLTEGAVRAAGLWILGGKRLINSVLHKCVMCRRLRGRLEEQRMADLPPERLKVCPPFTYVGLDVFGPWSVVTRCTRGGQAESKRWAMMFSCLSSRAVHIELIESMDASSCINALRRFFALRGPAMQLYSDCGTNFIGASKELEMDNTVQRYLGKQGCTWNFGPPHASHMGGSWERMIGVARRILDSMLLQQKSHLTHEVLSTLMAEITAIINARPLLPVSTDPHQPFILSPAMLLTQKSGVPPPPGDFIDKDLFTKQWRQVQALANQFWARWSREYLPSLQQRQKWTVPRRNLQVGDLVLLRDKQTVRNCWPLAVVRATFPGKDGHVRKVELKTADQGDARTFLRPVAEVVLLLPKD